TGACGCACCGCGATGTCGGGGTCGAGGCCCGTTGGGTCCTCCTCGACGCCCACGGTGACAGTCGCGAGGTCGGGCATGTGGCGGATCAGGGGCGCGCGCCTCAGGCGGAAGCTCTGCGCCGGCTCGCCGCTGCCTGTGCCGACGAGTTCGGCCTCGATGAGATCGGCATGGATCGCCTCGACCTCGACCGCCGTTGCTCCCGCTGCGACTTCGGCGTCGGCGAGCGTCGTAAAGGTCACCGCGCTTTGCGCGTCGGAAACGCGCGTTCCCGCCGCAATGGCAATCGGCTTGTCCGCGACGGGAGTAGTGCGCGAGAAGGTCAGCGTGACAACTGCGGCTGCGGGCGCCAGCATAGTAACGCCGATTAGGTTGAGCAGGGCGATGTGCACCTTCTCGGGCACCCGGTTCAGCCGGTAGAGCATGCTGTCGGTGAGAAACGCGAAAAGCTCTACCAGCACCATCCCGGGATCGCTCGGCGAGGTGTCGGTCCATTCGGGTGAGCGGGCGCGGATGATCTCGAGCGCTTCGCGCACCAGGTCGTCGTGCGAGCGATCGTCCAGCTTGGGCGTGGGGAATGCCATCAGCCCACCACCGGGGCGAGATCGACGGTGATCGCTAGGCTGTCTCGGCGCTGGCTCTCGCGCACGCGATAGTCGAGCCGGATCTCGAGCATGCTCTCGCCGGCGCCGTCCGTGTCGGCAGGACCTGCCCTGAGGCGCACGATATCGATGCGTGGCTCGAAGCGGCCGATGGCTTGCGAGACGTAGTGGATGGCCAGTCCCGCGGTGGTTGCGTCATTGGCCGCAAATACGAGACGATCGAGCGGGCATCCATAAGTGGGCCGCATTACACGCTCACCCGGCCGCGTCGCCAGCAGC
This DNA window, taken from Fibrobacterota bacterium, encodes the following:
- a CDS encoding GPW/gp25 family protein, encoding MAPSGWHFRHLGAGYEPGSIVLAGPHPSPSGGIAMVKGDDAIRQAIIMLLATRPGERVMRPTYGCPLDRLVFAANDATTAGLAIHYVSQAIGRFEPRIDIVRLRAGPADTDGAGESMLEIRLDYRVRESQRRDSLAITVDLAPVVG